The Nocardia sp. NBC_00508 nucleotide sequence CCAGGTACGGGTTCGGCGGGCTCAACTCCGGAACCCACTGCTCGGCAAGCGCTTTGGTCAGGTACGGGAACTCGCCCGCGCCGCCGTGGGTGATGGTGGCCGGAATGCGCCCGGCCGGATCGATCAGCCAGGCCAGCTGCGGGTCGTAGACGGCGTAGTTCAGCGGTGTCGCGAGTTCGAACAGCAGGTGGCGGACGAAGCCGATCGCGTCGTACGGGCACGGCACGTACAGTGCCGCGCCGGTGGCGGCACCGCCCACCGGGGCGGTGCTGAGAAAGCTGTCCTCTTCGGGCAGCTCCGCGTTGCGTCTGTTCAGCTCGGCCGCGATCTGCGCGACCGCCCCCGACTCGGGGACGCCCTGCTGGGTGCTCAGGTAGGCGTCGACCTCAGCGATCGACGATGCGACACCGGACGGCAGCAACACGTGGTCATAGCTCACCCGGGCCAGGGTACGGAACCGCTAGGACGCGCCGCCGGATCGCGTCGTCCTCCGTGCACTTGCAGCCGCCCGCCAGATCTCCGCAATCGATGACAAAGGCGTGCCTGGCATGGGCGGGATCAATGCACCACTCTTCGGTGCATTCGTCGAACCGGCTCGCATGCACGATAAGGGTTCCGTGGCAGTGGTCGAACGCCGAATCGCAGGACGAACAATCTGTTGTACGCATGTGACCTCCCGGTGATATCGGAGTCGTCGCATTCGGTGATAGCACCGCCGTGGCGGGTGAAGCGGGACGCCAGTACCGTGTGTCGCCCTTATTTAAATAAAATAGCAACTATCTAGCAACTTTGCTGTGTTGTTCCGGAGATGTCGCCGCTCCATCTGGGCCAAGAGCCTCTACGTGCGAAAATATCTGAACAGCCCAGCGGCGCCGGTGCACCAGGCGCGCCTGATTCGCGCGGAGGGAAGCGTTTGACAGATACCGGCGACCGCTGGGCATCCAGGGTGTCGGAAGTGAGGTCGGCGCGGTGACATTGCGCGATGATTCGCGAGAAACGGCGGTCGGCATGAATGCGCGCGAGCAGTTCGAACGCTACCGCGCCGACGGCGCCGAAACGGCCGCCTACGACGAATGTGGTTACCCCACGGCAAGTTACTACGACGAATTGGTCGACGCCGACGGCAAGGTGCGGCCGATGTGGCGGGAGTTGTCCGCGGATTTCGTCGAGCTCGGAAGTGACGAGCTCGATCGGCTGGACAGCCGGGTTCGCAGACTCGTCGATGACGACGGCATCACCTATCTCGAGGCAGGCGCGCCGGCCGAAACCACGACGCCGAGCCCGTGGCGTCTCGATCCGATCCCCCTGCTGGTGTCCGCGGACGACTGGACCGGGCTGGAAGCCGGACTGGAACAGCGTTCCCGCGTCCTCGACGAGGTACTCACCGACATCTACGGCCCGCGAAGGACGCTCAGCTCCGGTCTGCTCGCGCCGGAGGTGGTGTTCGGTAACCACGGTTACGTGCGAGCCGCGCATGGGATCACCGTGCCGGGGCGGCATCAGCTGTTCCTGCACGCCTGCGACCTCAGCCGCTGGAGCGACGGCCGGTTCCGAGTGATCGCCGACTGGGCGCAGGCGCCGTCCGGCGCCGGATACGCGTTGGCCGACCGCAGGGTGGTGGCGACCGCGATCCCGGAGTCGTTCGAGCATGCCAATCCGCGTCCGCTGACGCCCTTCGCCAGGGCCATGCGGTCGATGCTGATCGAGTCGGCGCAGGCCGACGACGAGGAGCCCGTGGTCGTGGTGCTCAGTCCGGGCGTGCGGTCCGAAACCGCGTTCGATCAGGCGTATCTCGCTTCGACGCTGGGCTTTCCGCTGGTGGAGAGCGCGGATCTGGTGGTGCGCGACGGGTCGCTGTGGATGCGGTCGCTGGGCACGCTGAAGCGGGTGGACGTGGTGTTGCGGCGGGTGCACGCCGAGTTCTCCGATCCGCTGGATCTGCGCCCGGATTCCCGGCTCGGCGTGGTGGGGCTGATCGAGGTGTTGCGGCGCGGGGCAGTGACCGTGGTGAACACGTTGGGCAGCGGGCTGCTGGAGAATCCGGCGCTGGCTCGTTTCCTGCCCGCGGTCGCGCGCTCGCTGCTCGGCGAGGACCTGCTGCTGGAGAGCGCGCCGTCGTATTGGGGTGGCGACGACCGGGAGCGCGCGCACCTGCTCGCGAATCTGGACAAGCTCGTCATCCGCTCGACGGTCGACGGCGCCACGCTGCTCGGACCCGAACTGAGCCGGGATCAGCGCGCCGACGTGGCGGCCAGGATCGACGCGCGCGGATGGCAGTGGGTCGGCCAGGAACCGGCGCAGTTCTCCGTCGCGCCCGCCGTGCGGGAGCACGGTGGGCTCGCCTCGGCTCCGGTCGGCATGCGGCTGTTCGCACTGGCCCGGCGCGGCGGCTACACCGTGATGCCCGGTGGTCTCGGCCAGGTGCGTCAGCGCATCGTGCCCGACCGCGCCGCGCTCGAGGTGGCCGCCAAGGACATCTGGGTGCGGGCCGCGCCGACGACCGCCGCCGCGGTCAGCACCGAGCCGCCGCGTGCCGAACGCGAACGGCCCACCATCCCGGTGGTGGAAGCGATCAGCTCGCCGCGCGTCCTCAACGACCTGTTCTGGATGGGCCGCTACGGCGAGCGCGCCGAGGCCACCGCGCGCCTGCTGATCGCCACCCATGAGCGCTACCAGGAGTTCCGCTACCGTCCCTGGCTGGAAGGTGCGGACGCGCTGCCGATCCTCCTGGACGCCGTCGGCCGGACCACCGCCACCGCGGCGCCGGCCGAGGGGCTGTTCGAAGGCCACGACTACCTCGTCTCCCTGACGATCGACCGGAAGTTGCCCGGATCGCTGGCCTTCGCGATCGACCGGTACGGCATCGCGGCGCGAGCCGTGCGTGACCAGCTGTCGGTGGAAACCTGGATGATTCTCAGCGCGGTCGACCGAGCCCTGTCCGACTATCGCGGAACGGCGGGCGACCAGGAGGCGGAGCTCTCGGAGGTGCATTCGCTGACCCTGGCCGGTCTGCTCGCGCTGTCCGGTATCGACGCGGAGTCACTCGTGCGTGAACCCGGCTGGTACGTCATGGACATCGGGAAGCGAATCGAGCGCGGCCTGGCCCTGACCGCGCTGCTGTCGACCGCGCTCATCCAGGAGTATCCGGAGGAGACCGAGCGGGAGGTCACCGAATGGGTGCTGCGTGTCGCGGAGTCGTCGGTGAGTTACCGCCGCAGGCATCGGGATTCGATACGGATCTCCGCCGTCGCCGGGCTGCTGCTGTTCGACGCAGGCAACCCACGGTCACTGGCTTATCAGCTGGACCGCATCGACGCCGATTTCCGCGCGCTGCCCGGCGCCTCGCGATCGTCGCGCCCGCGGCGGCTCCTCGCGGACGCGCAACGCATGCTGCGCCGCTCGGACCCCGACGACCTCGAAGTCACCGACGCGGACGACCAGCACGCCGAATTGGCCGAGCTTCTGGAGGGGGTGCACTCGCGGCTGCGCAAGGTGTCCGAATCGTTCGAGGCCACCACGCTGTCGCTGCCCGTCGGCATCCAGCCGCTGTGGGGCAGTGCGCAGGTGGTCGGATGACCGTCGACGGCGCGGTCCGGCGCTATCGGGTGGAGCACCGCACTACATACGCGTATTCCGGGGAGGTGACCAGCTCATATGGACGCTCGTATCTGACGCCGCGTGACGTGCCTGGCCAACGGCTGCTGGCACACGACATCCACATCGATCCGGTGCCGTCGGACCGGTCGGTCGGCGCGGATGTGTACGGCAACATCACCTCCTTCTTCCACATCACCACCGCGCATCGCGTCCTCGCCGTCACCGGTGCATCGCTGGTCGAGGTCGACGCCCCGGTTCGCGGGCAGGCAGGCGCCGCGCGGCCATGGGAGACAGCGCGTCCGACCGGCGCGAACGGACCGCTCGTCGCGGAGTTCGCCCTCGACTTGCACCCGCCCGAGATCACGCCCCAGATCGCCGCGTACGCGGCCGAGTCCCTCACCCCGGGCAGGCCGCTGCTGGACGCCGTAGCCGAGTTGAACACCCGGGTCTACACCGATTTCACCTACATGTCCGGCGCCACGACGGTGTCGACCAAGATGGCCGATGTGTTCGCCGCCCGCGCGGGCGTCTGCCAGGATTTCGCGCGCCTGGCCGTCACCTGCCTGCGGTCGCACGGTCTCGCCGCCAGGTACGTGTCCGGCTATCTGGCCACCGATCCGCCGCCGGGAAAGGAGCGGATGGTCGGCGCCGACGCCACGCACGCCTGGGCTGCCGTGTGGCTGCCCGGCTCCGGCGAACACGACCGCGCGGGCCACTGGATCGACTTCGACCCCACCAACGACCAGTTCGGCGACGAGCGCTACATCACCGTCGCGTGGGGCCGGGACTACGCCGATGTCCCTCCGCTGCGCGGCATCATCTACACCGACGCGAAAGACAGCGCCATTACCGTCTCGGTGGACGTCTCCGAGGTCGACGGTGACCATCGTGCGCACTAGGCCCAGCGACCCGCTGAGGTCGACGTGGCGATCACAGAGTCGACCGAGGCGGCCTCGGCCTTCTGTCCGGCCGGTCACAAGCCCGGTGCTCTCGGCGTGCGGGGAGCGTGAACTGTGGAAGCATCGTAGGTGGCCCGTAGTCGACTGTCCGGCGGCGCCGCGGTACCAGCCGGGGTTTCGGGGAACCGACGCCGGAACAAGGGAACGAATGAACAGCAAGCACATGACCGGCACGTGGGCAGAAGACGAGCTCGGATTCCGGCCGGACCTATCACGTGAGCACCTGCGCATGCTGGTGGAGCAGATCCGGGCGGAAGGGATCCCGGATGCGCTGTGGCTGATCCTCCGGCCCTGGACTGCCGAACCACGGCGGTGGCACCCGGAGGTGTACGGCATCGATGTGCCCGAGGACGGGAACAGCCCCTGGGTCTGTGAGCTCAACGCGCCCGTGCGATGGCATTCGCTGATCGGTGGCCTCGCGTCGGTCGAGTGGGTGAACAGCCGTCCGACCATCGACGAACTGGGCCGGGCCTGGGACAAGCTGGAAGCGGCTGACATGCGTCCATCGGTCTGCGTCAACCTCGGTCCGGCCGGGCACGGGAACCGCTGGCAGCTGCAAGTGGTATCGGTGTCCGCGCTCGGAAAGATCGACGACGACACCATGAGCGACGTCGGCCAGACCCTCGGCGGACGACTGGGGTATTGGTCGGTGAACCCCGAGTGGATCTTGTGGCGGACCGCCAACTGAGACTCGCCGTTGTTGCTGAAGGTCCGCCCATCGTGCTGACCGACGACCGTTTCACTTGGACGCCGCGCACTCGGTGCCGACCCACGCATAGCAATGGCGAGGGAAGACGCAACGCCACAACGCCGAGACGCGGGATCCCAGCCGCAGCGTCGCCGGATGGCCGAGGCCAACCCCGCCCAGCCGTGCCGTCGAGGTGGCCGGACCCCCGAGCACACCGAGCCGTGGTTCAGGCGCGCAGGCGCTCGCGGCGGAGCTGGTCGACCTCGGGGAGATCGAGGGGTGCCAGTTCGCTGACACCCAGGGCGCGCATCAGCAGTAGATCGGCGAGTTCGGGGTTGCGGGCCAGCACCGGGCCGTGCATGTAGGTGCCGATCACCGAAGCCTGGACGACGCCCTCCGAACCGTCGCCGACACCGTTGCCGACGCCACGGGTCACCCGGGCCAGACCGGTCGCGTCGCCGCCGAGTTTGGTTCCGCCACGGTGGTTTTCGAAGCCGGTGAGCGCCGCGGTGAGCCCGTCGAGCAGCGGTGTGGTCGTCACCTCGCCGATTGCGCGCTTGTGCTGCGGTGACGTGGTCACATCGATCAGGCCGACGCCGTCCACACGCTCGCCCGCCGAGGTCTCGTACCACTGGCCGAGCACCTGGATGGCCGCGCAGATCGCCAGCACCGGGGCGCCTTTCGCGGACGCTCGCTGCAAGCCGGGGTAGCGCTGCAGGTGCCGGGTGGCCAGCCGCTGCGCGGAATCCTCCGCGCCGCCCAGGGTGTAGATGTCCAGCGAATCGGGCACCGGGTCGGGCAGCGTGATATCGACGATCTCGGCGTCGTAGCCGCGCATGCGCAGCCGCTGACGCAGCACGAGCGCGTTGCCGCCGTCGCCGTAGGTGCCCATCACGTCCGGCAGCACCAGGCCGATGCGAATGGTCGATTCACTCATACTGTGTCCTTTCCAGCATGCGCGGAGCCCTCCGTGGTCACCCTCATGCCGTCCGCTCCTCGAGGTCGCGGTTGAGATCACGGAACGCGGTGTAGTTCGCCAGCACCTCGACGTGGCCCGCCGGGCAGGACGCGATGGCGCGTACCGGGTCCGGCACCGTGGTGTGCGCCACGCCCGCGTAGGTCAGCCGCACGGCGAGGTCGGTGGCGCGTTCGCCCGCCGCCACCACCTGCACGCCTTCGAAGTGCTCGAACCGCACGTCCCACAGCCAGGAGAGGTCCTCGCCGTCGGGCACCTGGCCGTTCACGGCGATCACCAGGCCCGCCGAAGTCGGCTCGATCATCGACAGCGCCTCCTGCCATCCGGCCGGGTTCTTCGCCAGCAGCAGACGCGCGTCGTGCTCGCCGACCTGCACGGTGCGGTAGCGGCCCGCGATCTCGCGCACCGTGCCCGCCGCGGCGACCGCCTGCGCGGTGTCGGCGCCCAGCGCGACCGCCGCGGCCACCGCCTGTGCGGCGTTCCCGCGATTGGCCCGCCCCGGCAGCGCGAGCCGCAACGGGAAATGCACGCCGTCCGGACCGACCAGATCGTCTCCGTCCAGCCACCAATCCGGTTCGGGGCGTTGGAAATCCGCGCCGGTGCTGCGCCAGTGGGCGCCCTCCCAGATGATCGGCTCACCGCTGCGCGGGCAGCTGGTCGCGTCCATCGCCCAGCCGCTGCCCGCGGCTACCCACACCACGTTCGGATGGTCATAGGCGATCGAGGTGACCAGCACGTCGTCGCAGTTCGCGATCACCACGGTGGCCGGGTGCTTCGCCAGTCCGGCGCGCAGTTTGCGCTCGATCATGTTGATCTCGCCGACCCGGTCGAGCTGGTCACGGCTGAGGTTCAGCAGGACCACCGCCGAGGGGTTGAGCGAGTCGGTGACGTGCGGCAAGTGCAGTTCGTCCACCTCGATCGCGGCCAGCGGCGCGCGCCGGTGCGCGTTCAGCGCGGCGACGATGCCCGCGTCCATATTGGCCCCGTCGGCCTGGGTCGCGACCTGGCCGAGCGTGTTGAGTGCGGCGGTGGTCATCCTGGTGGTGGTGGACTTGCCATTCGTGCCTGTCACCAGCACGGTGCGTCGCTGCCGTCCGAGCTGGTCCATCACCGTCGGGTCGATCTTCAACGCGATCAGGCCGCCGATCATGGAGCCCTTGCCGCGACCCGCCTTCTGCGAGGCCCAGGACGCAGCGGCCGCCGCCGCGAGCGCGAGCCGTCCGCGCACCGATATGTCTGCCACGTCGCGAGTCTATGTTCGCCCCGCGGTCCCGGCGCGTCGCGGTGGGGTGGCGTGGGCCACCCGGCTCAGTCGCGGTAGAGCTTCGCGTCGTAGTTCTCCGGCGCGTAGTACCACTCCAGCTGCTCGACCGTCTCGGTGATGTTCGTCTGCACCTCTTTGACCAGGCAGGCCTGGCTCGGCAGGGTGTCGGCCGGCCACTGCTGCGGCTCCCAGAGATGGCTGCGGATGAACGCCTTGGCGCAGTGGAAGAAGATCTGCTCGATATCCACCTCGACGGCGAGGATCGGCCGATGGCCGCGCACCACCATGTCGTCGAAGTAGGTCGCGTCGCGCACCAGCCGGGCGCGTCCGTTGATCCGCAGCGTCTCGCGGCGGCCCGGAATCAGGAACAGCAGGCCGACGTGCGGGTTGGCCAGGATATTGAGGTAGCCGTCGGCGCGCCGGTTGCCGGGGCGCTCGGGGATGGCGAGAGTGGTGTCGTCGAGCACGCGCACGAACCCGGCCGGATCGCCCTTGGGCGAGGCGTCGCAGTTGCCGTCCGCGTCGCTGGTGCTCAGCACCAGAAACGGGGAGTTCGCGATCCATTCCCGGTCCCGCGCGTGCAGGGCGACCCGCTCCTTGGTGGCGGCTCGGGGCATGACTTCGCCGAGCAACTGCCGCAGGTCCGCCGGGCCGGTGATCTCGTTCGGGGCGGTGCTCTCGCGCATACCTCGATTCAAGCATTGCCCGGCCGTGCGTGGCGATCGAATTCCATTCTGGTGGGCGGAGATCGATCGGTGGCGTGGATCAGACCGGGACGTCGAACATGTTCCGGTGTCCGGCCGCGTAGCGGTCGGCGTCCATCCTGCGCAGCGGTTCCAGTTCCGGCGCGCGGTACAGCGTGAACATCCGGCAGCGCTCCGCGTTCGAACCGGCCACGTCCAGCAACGCGTTCACCGCGGCGCGCGCGGACTCGTTGGCACCCTCCATGGTGGCCAGGTCGACGTTCGTGCGCACGTAATCGCCCGCCAGGAACAGGTTTTCCAGCGCACCGTGCGGTTGCGGCCGATATTCCCACGAACCGGCGGTGTTGATCAGCAGTGGGTCGGCGTTGGCGTTGCGCCGCTGTCTCTCCTGCCAGGTGATGCCCGGGTCGAGGAACCAAGAGTGCAGGTCGGCATCGCGCAGCACCTCGCCGCGATCGTCGAGGTGGGCCTTGATCTGGGCCCATGCCTCGCGAGCGATCTCCTCGTGGGTGCACTCCTTGGCAGGTTTGCCGAAGACCATGCCCGGGGTGTTCCAGTCGGAGATGTCCACCGAAAGGCAGTCCTGCACGCTGCCGTCGCCGAATTCGGTGAGCTTGGTGCGCCACAACTGATTCTGGCTGATCGAGGTGAGCGACCACGGGGCGTCGATGTAGGCGGTATGGCCGCGGGAGATGTCGGCCGGCCTGCGCAAATAGAACTGGATGCCGTTCATCCAGTCGGTGACGAGCCGGTCCATCGCGGCCAATTCCGGCTGGACCGCCAGCACCTGCGGCGACCACAGCGTGCGGGCCTGCTCGGCGGGCAGCGCGACGACGAAGTAATCGGCCTCGATCGTGTGCTGGGCGCCGGTATCGTCCACCGCGCTGGCAGCGGTGATCCTGCCGTCTCGCACCTGGAGTCCGCGCACCTCGGTGCCGAGCACGAATTCCGCGCCCAACTCGCGGATTCGCCGCATCCACGGATCGATCCAGGCCGCGTTGGTCGGGCCGCTCAGCACACGGTCCAGCCCGCCGTCGTTGCCGATCTCGAAGGGATTGCCGAGGAACTGCTCGCCCATGGTGCCGATAGTGCGGACACTCGCCACGTTCTCCTTCGCGGCGACCATGATGCTGGTCAGTGTGCGGGACAGCAGTGCACGGAACTCGTGCGAGCGCGCATGGCCGCCGACGAAGTCGTGCCACGAGGTCTGCTCCCATTGACCGAGGCGGCGGGCGTCGCAGCTGGAGTTGAAGACCAGCAGGCGTTCGGCGAAGTAGATCCCCTCCGCGGGGGGCATTTTCAGCGAGGTGGCCACGGCCGCGCCGAGAGTCTCCCGAAAGACGTCCGGGGTGAACCCGGCGCGGGCACGCGCACCGAGCGGGACGCGGAAGTCGTCGCCGCCGCGCCGGGCGAATCGCGCCTCCGGCACCGCGACGAGGTTGTCCCAGACGCCATTCGGGTTGCCCGGGAACGGGATCCGCCGCATAGTGTCCGGCACGTGTTGATAGAAACCGGGGAAGAAGCGAAAGCCGTGCTCCCCGGGTAGTTCCGGCCGCCCCCCTGTCCCCGTGCCCGGCACGCCGACGCTGCGGGCTTTGCCGCCCCACGCCCGTCTTTCGTACACAGTGACCTGGAATCCGCGTTCGACGAGCTCATGCGCCGCGGTCAG carries:
- a CDS encoding circularly permuted type 2 ATP-grasp protein, whose amino-acid sequence is MNAREQFERYRADGAETAAYDECGYPTASYYDELVDADGKVRPMWRELSADFVELGSDELDRLDSRVRRLVDDDGITYLEAGAPAETTTPSPWRLDPIPLLVSADDWTGLEAGLEQRSRVLDEVLTDIYGPRRTLSSGLLAPEVVFGNHGYVRAAHGITVPGRHQLFLHACDLSRWSDGRFRVIADWAQAPSGAGYALADRRVVATAIPESFEHANPRPLTPFARAMRSMLIESAQADDEEPVVVVLSPGVRSETAFDQAYLASTLGFPLVESADLVVRDGSLWMRSLGTLKRVDVVLRRVHAEFSDPLDLRPDSRLGVVGLIEVLRRGAVTVVNTLGSGLLENPALARFLPAVARSLLGEDLLLESAPSYWGGDDRERAHLLANLDKLVIRSTVDGATLLGPELSRDQRADVAARIDARGWQWVGQEPAQFSVAPAVREHGGLASAPVGMRLFALARRGGYTVMPGGLGQVRQRIVPDRAALEVAAKDIWVRAAPTTAAAVSTEPPRAERERPTIPVVEAISSPRVLNDLFWMGRYGERAEATARLLIATHERYQEFRYRPWLEGADALPILLDAVGRTTATAAPAEGLFEGHDYLVSLTIDRKLPGSLAFAIDRYGIAARAVRDQLSVETWMILSAVDRALSDYRGTAGDQEAELSEVHSLTLAGLLALSGIDAESLVREPGWYVMDIGKRIERGLALTALLSTALIQEYPEETEREVTEWVLRVAESSVSYRRRHRDSIRISAVAGLLLFDAGNPRSLAYQLDRIDADFRALPGASRSSRPRRLLADAQRMLRRSDPDDLEVTDADDQHAELAELLEGVHSRLRKVSESFEATTLSLPVGIQPLWGSAQVVG
- a CDS encoding transglutaminase family protein; the protein is MTVDGAVRRYRVEHRTTYAYSGEVTSSYGRSYLTPRDVPGQRLLAHDIHIDPVPSDRSVGADVYGNITSFFHITTAHRVLAVTGASLVEVDAPVRGQAGAARPWETARPTGANGPLVAEFALDLHPPEITPQIAAYAAESLTPGRPLLDAVAELNTRVYTDFTYMSGATTVSTKMADVFAARAGVCQDFARLAVTCLRSHGLAARYVSGYLATDPPPGKERMVGADATHAWAAVWLPGSGEHDRAGHWIDFDPTNDQFGDERYITVAWGRDYADVPPLRGIIYTDAKDSAITVSVDVSEVDGDHRAH
- a CDS encoding type 1 glutamine amidotransferase; protein product: MSESTIRIGLVLPDVMGTYGDGGNALVLRQRLRMRGYDAEIVDITLPDPVPDSLDIYTLGGAEDSAQRLATRHLQRYPGLQRASAKGAPVLAICAAIQVLGQWYETSAGERVDGVGLIDVTTSPQHKRAIGEVTTTPLLDGLTAALTGFENHRGGTKLGGDATGLARVTRGVGNGVGDGSEGVVQASVIGTYMHGPVLARNPELADLLLMRALGVSELAPLDLPEVDQLRRERLRA
- a CDS encoding MurT ligase domain-containing protein; its protein translation is MADISVRGRLALAAAAAASWASQKAGRGKGSMIGGLIALKIDPTVMDQLGRQRRTVLVTGTNGKSTTTRMTTAALNTLGQVATQADGANMDAGIVAALNAHRRAPLAAIEVDELHLPHVTDSLNPSAVVLLNLSRDQLDRVGEINMIERKLRAGLAKHPATVVIANCDDVLVTSIAYDHPNVVWVAAGSGWAMDATSCPRSGEPIIWEGAHWRSTGADFQRPEPDWWLDGDDLVGPDGVHFPLRLALPGRANRGNAAQAVAAAVALGADTAQAVAAAGTVREIAGRYRTVQVGEHDARLLLAKNPAGWQEALSMIEPTSAGLVIAVNGQVPDGEDLSWLWDVRFEHFEGVQVVAAGERATDLAVRLTYAGVAHTTVPDPVRAIASCPAGHVEVLANYTAFRDLNRDLEERTA
- a CDS encoding pyridoxamine 5'-phosphate oxidase family protein, with protein sequence MRESTAPNEITGPADLRQLLGEVMPRAATKERVALHARDREWIANSPFLVLSTSDADGNCDASPKGDPAGFVRVLDDTTLAIPERPGNRRADGYLNILANPHVGLLFLIPGRRETLRINGRARLVRDATYFDDMVVRGHRPILAVEVDIEQIFFHCAKAFIRSHLWEPQQWPADTLPSQACLVKEVQTNITETVEQLEWYYAPENYDAKLYRD
- a CDS encoding hydroxysqualene dehydroxylase, yielding MAEHQWTVSRRALLRNTVAAGVATAGALTAGALRPAPVAASPGGPRVAVLGGGVAGLTAAHELVERGFQVTVYERRAWGGKARSVGVPGTGTGGRPELPGEHGFRFFPGFYQHVPDTMRRIPFPGNPNGVWDNLVAVPEARFARRGGDDFRVPLGARARAGFTPDVFRETLGAAVATSLKMPPAEGIYFAERLLVFNSSCDARRLGQWEQTSWHDFVGGHARSHEFRALLSRTLTSIMVAAKENVASVRTIGTMGEQFLGNPFEIGNDGGLDRVLSGPTNAAWIDPWMRRIRELGAEFVLGTEVRGLQVRDGRITAASAVDDTGAQHTIEADYFVVALPAEQARTLWSPQVLAVQPELAAMDRLVTDWMNGIQFYLRRPADISRGHTAYIDAPWSLTSISQNQLWRTKLTEFGDGSVQDCLSVDISDWNTPGMVFGKPAKECTHEEIAREAWAQIKAHLDDRGEVLRDADLHSWFLDPGITWQERQRRNANADPLLINTAGSWEYRPQPHGALENLFLAGDYVRTNVDLATMEGANESARAAVNALLDVAGSNAERCRMFTLYRAPELEPLRRMDADRYAAGHRNMFDVPV